In Isosphaera pallida ATCC 43644, the sequence CGACCGCTTCGAACAGGTCGGCGTTGATGGTTCCTTCCAAGGTCAGGCGGTCGCCTCCGCCGTCGCCCAGGAAGTCGAGCGTGGCGACATCCTCGAATCGGAACACTCCCTCATCGTTGCCGGCGATTGTCACGCGGCCGGAACGCGTGTCGAAGCCGGGGGCCAGGGTGAAGTCGTCGAATCCGGCGTTGCCAACCACCTCGATGCGATTCTCGCCCGCGCCGCCCAGGATCGCTACCTCTACGCTGGCGGGGATGGGACCGGTCAGGTTGACGCGCGCTAGGTCGTTGCCTGCGCTCAGGTCGAGCGCGACCAGACCGAAGCCGTTGAGAATTGGCGCGTCGGCGGGGGAACCGTCGGGGTTGGCGATCCCGCGTCCCTGGTCGAGCACTACGTCGAACCGTCCCACCAAACGAAGGTCGGCGAACTCGGGGCCGGTGTCCGAAGGCGCGCCGCCGAAGCCGTTGGGGCCGCTCGCGTTGACCGACGATCCCCCCACGCGTTGCGGCGAGAATTGGAGGAGGGCCTCGTCGTCGCCCGCGGTGGCTCGGAGGGTCAGGGTGTCGCCCTCGTTAGGATTGGCGTTGAGGTTGAGCGCTTGGACCGAGGCGAACACCAAGGCCGGTCCCGTCTGGGCGGTCGAAAGGATCGAACCGGCCGCCGCAGCGTCGGGGGCGGCCTCGACCAGGATCGACTCAGCGACCCCGACGACGCCGTTGAAGGCCAACCGATTGAAGCCGTCTCCGCCGTCGGTCTGAACGGCCACCTCCCAGCCGAGGAACGGCGTGACGCTGACGCGGTCGTCGCCGCGGCCTCCTTCCAGGCTCAACTGGCGGGTGGCCGAGGGACTGTTGCCCAAGAAGTTCAAGTCGAACGAGAGCGGCGCGGTGGTCCCGCCCAGGTCATTGATCCGCAGATCGAAGCGGCGGGGGCCGGTGCCTTCGACCACGAAGGTGTCGAACTCGGTGATGCCGCTCGCCGCGCCCCGGTCGCCCAGGACGCGAACTGCGTCGGTTTGGACCTGGACCGCCTCCATGTTGAGCACGGTCACCCGACCGCTCGGCGCGCCGGGACCGCTCGCCCGAAGCGCCACGGCGGGACGGCCCAGGACCGGATCGGTGAAGACCTCGAAGGCAGGGCCGCTGAGCTCGACCCGATCCCCTGGCACGGTCCCCAGCGCCGGGGCACCGCCGTCAAGCAGGATCGGCACGCCGTTGAGCGAGAAGGCCGGGGCCACAAAGAGGTCGCCGGTGGCGTTGGACTCGTCGCCGCCGCGGACGACCAAGGCGGCCAGGCGGGTCGGGTCGAGGTTGACCCGCAACAATGCGCCGACCGTGGCGTTGTCGATGGCGACCTGGTGATCGCTCACGCGAATTTCGTCGGAGCCGAAGTTGGTCTCGAAGAATCGATCGCTGCCCAGACCAAACTCGGCCAGGCCGTGAACCACCACCACGTCGGCCGCGCCGCCGGAGGCGGCGGCGTTGGTGAGGATCGTTAAACCGGTTTCGGTGTCGAAGCCGGAGAGTTCCAGGGCCGCGCCGTAGCGTCCGTTACCGCGGTCAACCACGATCCGGGCGGCGTTGGCGTTGGGCCGCAGCGCGGCCACGATGCCGCGATCGGGATCGAGCAGCGTACCGGCCACCGCCGAGGCAGGCCGATCGTCCTCGAGTCGGAACCGATTAAGGCCCGGTCCGCCCTCGAACGTGACGACGGTGGCGGCGGGGAAGAAGGGGCCAAGGTTGTTGACAATCATCACGTCGTCGCCCGCGCCGGCGTTGATGGCGAGGGACAGGTCCGGGGCGCGGAACTCGACCGGCAGGGCGGTGGGGGCTTCGATCACGACTACGCCGGGGTTGGGGCCAGCTCCCAGGCGGATTTGGTCGTCGGCAGCCTCGAATTGATAGAGGCGGTCGTTGGCGGTCGAGTTGTCGCGGACTCCAGCCACGTTCAGGTGGGCGATCCGTTGGACCGGGCCACTGGTGGGAGTCAGATCCAACTCGCCCGCGCCTACGCCCGACAGGCGGTGTTCCACCCGGTCGAACACCCCGTTGACCAACACGAGGCGGTTGTTGGAACCGATCTGGCCGTCGAAGGTGAAGAGACCCGCTCCCAGCGGTCCCTCAAGGAAATCGACGGTGGCCGTATCGTTGCCGCCGCCGCCTCGGAAGGTCAACGGCGCAGTGTCGGGCAGACGGACCACCGGCGCGTCGGTCAGGGTGGCTTGGAGGGTTGCGGGGTTGAACCGTTGAAGCGTCAACTCGTCGTTGTTGACGCTTCCTTGGAGGAACGCTTCGGACAGATTGTTGAGTTCAAGGAGCTCGAACGTGGCGAAGTCGAGTCGTCCCAGGGTGTCGATTTCGATCACGCCCGCGCTGGGAGTCACCGAGACCGATTGGCCGCCCGCATTGAGGACGAGGCGATCCTGAGTGCCAGGACCACCCACGAGTTGGTTGTCCGAACCAGTCCCCAGTCCTAGGGCCGACACCTCAAGAACGTCGTTGCCCGCGCCGGTGTCGATTCGGGTTAGGTTGCCGCCGGGGTTGGCCGCGAGGGTCGCGTTGAGCCGCACCAGGTCGTTGCCCGCGCCCAGTTGGATCGTCAGGGAGGCAGCGCGGTCTTCGGTCAGAAGGATCGCGGGCGAACCACCGCCGGGAGCTAGCGACAGGCCGGTGACCCGCAGCTTGTCGGCGACGCGGTCTACCGTCACCTCGCGGCCGACGTTCTCGCCAGCGTTGTCGAGCAGGATCGTGTTGAAGCCCCCGGTGTTGGTGAGGGTTGCGTCGTCTTGAAGGTCCCGCAGCGATCCATTGGAGCCGACCACGACCTCGTCCACACCGCCGTTGCCGTCGAACGCGAAGGGCTGATCCTCGGGGACCCCTAGCAGGTTGAGACGATCCGCGGCGGGCGAGCCGATCACTTGAACGCCGGCCACGAACCGATCCAGAATCGTTAAGTTCAGCCCAAGGTTGGCGTTGCGCACCCCGTCGAGGTCGGCGGTGACGACCTGGGCCGCAGCCGCGGCGAACGACACCGTCGCGCCGCCTTGGCCCGCCTCGTCCACGAAGAAACGGGCGTTGAGCAGATCAGCCCGACCCGTGATCGTTCCTAGTTCGAGGTTGGCGTTACCCAAAAACAGACGAACCGAACTGGCCGCGTCGGCCGGCAGGGACTGAACGCCCGGCTGGGTATTATCAAAGTCGAACTCGTTGACGAATCCCGGATCACCCGCCCGGTTGTGCGTCAGCAGCCCGCCCGAACGCTCGAACGCCAAAGTTTGGAACAACGCCGGATTGTTGGTGAGGAAAAAGGCCGTCTGGCCGCTCAACGAAGCGCTAAAGGTCATCAACGTTCGATCTTCCAGCCACTCCAAAGGTCGTCGAGTCAACCCCACGCGCCTCGCAGCGCGAACCTGGAGTCG encodes:
- a CDS encoding calcium-binding protein; this encodes MTFSASLSGQTAFFLTNNPALFQTLAFERSGGLLTHNRAGDPGFVNEFDFDNTQPGVQSLPADAASSVRLFLGNANLELGTITGRADLLNARFFVDEAGQGGATVSFAAAAAQVVTADLDGVRNANLGLNLTILDRFVAGVQVIGSPAADRLNLLGVPEDQPFAFDGNGGVDEVVVGSNGSLRDLQDDATLTNTGGFNTILLDNAGENVGREVTVDRVADKLRVTGLSLAPGGGSPAILLTEDRAASLTIQLGAGNDLVRLNATLAANPGGNLTRIDTGAGNDVLEVSALGLGTGSDNQLVGGPGTQDRLVLNAGGQSVSVTPSAGVIEIDTLGRLDFATFELLELNNLSEAFLQGSVNNDELTLQRFNPATLQATLTDAPVVRLPDTAPLTFRGGGGNDTATVDFLEGPLGAGLFTFDGQIGSNNRLVLVNGVFDRVEHRLSGVGAGELDLTPTSGPVQRIAHLNVAGVRDNSTANDRLYQFEAADDQIRLGAGPNPGVVVIEAPTALPVEFRAPDLSLAINAGAGDDVMIVNNLGPFFPAATVVTFEGGPGLNRFRLEDDRPASAVAGTLLDPDRGIVAALRPNANAARIVVDRGNGRYGAALELSGFDTETGLTILTNAAASGGAADVVVVHGLAEFGLGSDRFFETNFGSDEIRVSDHQVAIDNATVGALLRVNLDPTRLAALVVRGGDESNATGDLFVAPAFSLNGVPILLDGGAPALGTVPGDRVELSGPAFEVFTDPVLGRPAVALRASGPGAPSGRVTVLNMEAVQVQTDAVRVLGDRGAASGITEFDTFVVEGTGPRRFDLRINDLGGTTAPLSFDLNFLGNSPSATRQLSLEGGRGDDRVSVTPFLGWEVAVQTDGGDGFNRLAFNGVVGVAESILVEAAPDAAAAGSILSTAQTGPALVFASVQALNLNANPNEGDTLTLRATAGDDEALLQFSPQRVGGSSVNASGPNGFGGAPSDTGPEFADLRLVGRFDVVLDQGRGIANPDGSPADAPILNGFGLVALDLSAGNDLARVNLTGPIPASVEVAILGGAGENRIEVVGNAGFDDFTLAPGFDTRSGRVTIAGNDEGVFRFEDVATLDFLGDGGGDRLTLEGTINADLFEAVGGGVRLNGGPRARPLDFGGGSLNLNGFAGVDRYVVEPGSFPGVSVIRVNPDDPLDAPGEDRAELLGQPTDDLFNLTAGSPSAAVVTVASGATVDLRDVGRIDLDGLDGLDRLGLAGFGGDNTVTTRPDPITGQPIIDAQLGGLAVVAVNFERLDFTSGGGADRVVLEGTEGDDTATATANSITVAGQTVSFVNPVESIEINLLGGNDQADLSAFAIQGVTLNGGDGSDTLRGTNFADRINGDAGDDLVFGLAGNDTLDGGDGNDTLDGGAGDDLLHGGIGNDSLLGDSGDDTLEGGDGDDTLEGGSGRNLLDGGAGDDLLVHRLDANGFDLMTGGPGNDTVSVLGTAGGDSFQLAPLTNQPGRFSVAANGADRLEGGTVEVVALNGGVGDDRFVVADLAATGLQRVDLEGGAGNDAFTIQGTNGDDAILVSRPSVGGPVEVAGLAALARVIDPAGFTETLRVEGLVGNDLILTDSPASLALRLIFDGGDGNDTLGFADPVPPGPAGGVSLLGGDGNDLLQGGAGDDSLLGGDGNDTLLGGDGNDLLQGGAGDDSLLGGDGNDTLWGGLVGETSDLTNDTLRGGAGNDQLHGTRGDNLLDGGPGDDLIRGVAGRNTLLGGDGNDTLLGGVGSDTIEGGDGNDLILGDADINLATGRLFTLEAGGADFLDGGDGNDTLNGGGGNDTLFGGGGNDLLGVVTLPASLGGAVFDEPGRDLLDGGDGNDTIRGGPGDDTLNGGGGDDFLDGGAGDDLLDGGDGNDTLSGGAGNDTIRGGSGNDLLFGRDGDDLLDGGTGDDLLFGGNGNDTLFGGAGNDTLSGGAGNDLLRGGAGNDLLFGNEGNDTLFGGAGDDTLQGGAGDDLLVGGEAIRPVGARVAPGQPSDGNDVLAGGDGRDTLHGGTGDNIMDAGLDSFRERMFASQGRHVIFNRFLRPGTRNFRVDDAATLPNRGRGSRIAHNRQLFEIVEPVEPAAEPGIAPPFIDDRAQRLQLGRFLRRRGIAPAARPDGPIARFVLWRDPKRPRLASAGESSERPTLSVKGAGQVL